A region of Bacteroidota bacterium DNA encodes the following proteins:
- a CDS encoding deoxynucleoside kinase: protein MYSYVAISGTIGAGKTELSKIIAEKFEGKLILEEFAKNSFLEKFYKNPDRYAFPLEISFLFERFQQQKIELSKGDLFNKIFVSDYIFVKSLLFARNNLDSEQYKAFYNLYKAFEEQLLKPDLIIYLHRPVEVLKENIIIRGRSFEQNISLEYLDDIQKLYLQYFKTLLNSKVVILELKNKDFIKDEKILTKIIDLMHQNFKFGMNIIEV from the coding sequence ATGTACAGTTATGTAGCGATTAGCGGAACAATAGGAGCAGGTAAAACCGAGCTTTCAAAAATAATTGCAGAAAAGTTTGAAGGGAAATTAATACTTGAGGAGTTTGCTAAGAATTCTTTTCTTGAAAAATTTTATAAAAATCCTGACCGTTATGCTTTTCCTCTGGAAATAAGTTTTTTATTTGAAAGATTTCAGCAACAGAAAATAGAATTATCAAAAGGAGACCTCTTTAACAAAATATTCGTTTCGGATTATATTTTTGTAAAGTCCCTTTTGTTTGCAAGAAATAATTTGGATTCAGAGCAATACAAAGCATTTTACAATTTGTACAAAGCTTTTGAAGAGCAATTGCTAAAGCCGGATTTAATTATTTATTTGCATAGACCTGTAGAAGTGTTGAAGGAAAATATTATAATAAGGGGAAGAAGTTTTGAGCAAAATATCTCGTTGGAATATTTGGATGATATACAAAAGCTTTATCTCCAGTATTTTAAAACATTGTTAAACAGTAAAGTTGTAATACTTGAGTTGAAGAATAAAGATTTTATTAAGGATGAAAAAATATTGACAAAAATCATTGACTTAATGCATCAAAATTTTAAATTTGGCATGAACATAATTGAAGTTTAA